In Dioscorea cayenensis subsp. rotundata cultivar TDr96_F1 chromosome 13, TDr96_F1_v2_PseudoChromosome.rev07_lg8_w22 25.fasta, whole genome shotgun sequence, the sequence TTTTGGACAATAACTGATGTTTGCAGCCCCTTTTGTTAATAATACTCTTCTAACACATAAGTTCACCGCATTGCTACATTCATCTTACATGCTTTTCTTGAAAATGTTTCTACAGGATGTTGCCATTGCTGCCATGGGACCAATCACGAAGCTCCCCGACTACAACTGGTTCCGCCGCAGGACCTACTTGCTCCGCTACTAGTTCTCTCattaagtttatttttgttttagtttctcTCAAAAGCTCATAACAGAGTTTCACCCCGCTTTGCTTTTTCAGAAGACTCtcagtttgaatttttttttgtttcatatcTATATTCCATTCCGTGATGTAACATCCGATTTGTGCTAATAATAAGCAGCCAGTGACATAACTATCATTTCTCTAGTTCCTTCAACCAAATGGAGCCATTGGTGTTGTTTCTGAAACACCCCCTTTTTGGTAATTTCCAGGGATGCAATTTCATTGATTCTGTGCATGGTacaactcaaaaaaataattctgtgtctattatatttttctataacCAAAAGGCCATTGGTTCAGCTATATTGGTCTCACtgcataaaatttaatttgagttattttcattgcttgaaTTTGAAATGTGTCAAATGCACTGGTGTCAAGGGTCTCTGATTGTGGGATTTAGTTTGTAATCTGATCTTTAGTCGATTGAGTGAAAAGTGCACAGGGCGGTTTGTTATATACACGTTTGtcacatttgttaaaaaaatatatatttttttatattttgaaatatttatgaaaaattattatgacCAAGCTATTATCTGAATTTTACTGTTAATctaaaagtaaatatattattaataattattacttAACATAATTTTCCATTTGAAGCAACATGGAATTTTCAGAATCAAATGGTGCGCTACAACTTAGCCACAAATTTGCTTTTTATCTTCTATTTGACATGGACTTTGATAAGATTCTGCCAATCATCCAACCCACTTCATGAAAAGAAAAGCATCTAATATTCCACACAATCTAACTATCTTTCCTTCAGAGTTTATTAGTctgtgtgttttttttcctgTTCTTATAATGCACATACTTATTAAGCAAGCTATAAATAGAGTTCCTTGATATCTCTTTTTTTATGTGCTTCTAGTTCTGATTCAAAATACACAATGGAGTTACAACTAATTAAGGAGAAAGACACCTTACCACAACCACACACTACTGCAACTCTCAAATGTCCTATGGATGGAAAATTTTATGTTAGCCCGGCACCGGGGAAGCCGCCTTTTGTTAAGGTATTCGTCTTCTCTGACCATACCTTAAGATTTCGGGTTGAATCATacttgattaatatatattttgcgtgttaactttataaatttaaatatgaatgtAGGTCACAACCTTTCCTCCAATACCTTAAGTTTTTGagtaaaattaaattcatataatatgtttgatttgtatTTATCATTTAGTACTATTTATATTGATATGTTATTCAATTAGTAGGTTGGAGATAAGGTTACAAAAGGTCAAGTTGTTTGTCTCATTGAGACTGTAAAAACTCATGAACGCGATTCAGATCGATCGATCTGGAACAATTGTTGACATGCTTGCAGAGAATGGAAAATCGGTTAATTTCGATGctgtatgtttctttttctcatgcattttcattgtttttattactattcttttttttttaatcttactCCTGTTTATCCTTGTTTTTATTGCAGACTTTACTTGTAATTCAGCCATGAAATGAAAGAAGTTTATAGATCATgactcatatatatacatatacatatacatgtgtTATAAATGTAATGGAAGTTATCTGAAATAAACTTTGTTCTTCTGCATATTCATATATAACAATTGGATTCAAAGCAAGTTGTAAATACATAATACTCTTGAAAGAAAGTTGGCGATAATAgacaaaagaaattaataaaaactgcAGATGATCTTTGAGTTATGCTGTATAGCAGAAATAAACAAGAGAAATCTATCTCATTTCCAGATTAGTAAGTTCAgaagccattaaaaaaaaaataaaaaataaaaaaatcaaatgtcaggCCATGCTGAACTTAAAAAATTCTATCTGAATGCCGAAAATTTCAGCCAGACTGCAATTGTTATTTCCGTCGAAAAACGGAGAGACACAAGCATAAATTGGCTTCCCCGAACTGCTGAAATGAAAACCTTCAGAAATCATCTGAAAACATCATGAATTTGTTCTTTTCAAAGTTACCAAAGAACCACTAAACATATAATTAAGCCAGTCTTCAACAGCAAAAAAACTTGATTATAAGTTGTTATGGCCTGTAAACAAGATTGACAATGAGTACAAACATTTAATTGTGATGcttcaaaatcaaatcagaaaaaaattagTCAATTTGTAATATTGGTTGTTATAGAAAATATCCACATATATTACATGATATAAGTTAATCTTATGCTTGAAAGATGATGCCAAAAAGGATAGAAAGCATGCAGGAAATTAACAATACGAAAGCCAAGTTTATTGTGATACAAATGAAAATACGCATAAGTTCATATGAGAATAGATACTTTACATCTTAAAATGCTTTAAAAACTAAGTTAGTAgagaaatttatcttttttttttcttgtaatgaAAACTCAATGACATTGTTCCAACAAGCAAAACAAGCACTACTACTAATATTTCTACCAAATCATCCAAATATATCACCCACATTATACCATATTATTCTAacgtaaataataatttttttattaaatagattATAAGTAATTGTggctcaaattaaaaaaaaaaattaaaaaatacatagccctagtctttcttttgttttttttaagagaaatatAAGTTCGATTCTCCTGATCACGTTTTTCAGTTTTAATGAGGGTGAGAACTCATGACAGGTTTTCCGCCCGCATACATTCCTAAGAGTTGGTGCTTATCATCCTACCTATATACTCcctccattttttttagttgtcacatttacctaattcacatagattaaaaaaaattggttaaaattagttggctacctatattttatacaaaaaaaactattatttttcaaaattacctttatttaaaactccactagtggagtatataatttaatacttgagtgattatgatttattgaaaactgtacaattacattaaattaaagaataaattttaaaaaaaattatttaatattgcataaaatttctaatgtgacaagtaaaaaggaacagaGAAGAGGTCTAAAACATGATaactaaaaaagaacggagggagtatataattattttgatcgAGTATACAAACATAAAGATTTTTCACTATAGTATGTTAGTAATTATTCACTTTTACAGGGTTATATAAgcaattttgtaataaaaaaaatatataaatatgataaaaattatgGACGGTTGTGATATTACCCCAATTTGATCATCACGAAATATAATCTCAAAGAAACTGAGAGTTCGTTCTCGCTCTCGCTCTCGCTCTCGCTCTCGCCATGGACGATGACGACGAAGAGTGCCCTCCTCTCGCCATTGAAATCGCCGACGCATCCAAGATCCATCGCCCTGAATCCTCGGATCGGTCGGAGAATCCTCCGGAAATCTCGCCTGAAACTCCTGTCGGCGTTACAGTAATCACCGGCTACCTCGGCGCCGGCAAGTCCACGGTGATCTCACGATATCATTGATTTCTTGATTTGATTTCCAATTTAGAGCTTTTCGTGATAAAATTTTGGGATTTTTGAGGGTTTATGTCTTGTTTTCCagagattttatttgattaatttgttgAAATTTAAGCTCTAGTAGGTGTTTGAATGAGTGGTTTAGCGTTTACATGCAGTATTGAAACCCTAATGTTAGGGTTTGTTTCCTTTTCCCTCTTGTGGAATTGAACTTCTTTggatttttcaatgaaaattttgGAATTTAGAAGCAAGCAGCATGATATAATGAAAGCTGATTAGGTCTAGGAATGCATTGTACTTTGAAAAGCTTGTGATGTTGTAGCTCAATAAACTTAGAACTCAATAAACCTAATGAATAATTTCTGAATTACTGACTGGTTGAATGTGGGGGACTTTCAGTTGGTGAATTACATATTGACTGCGGAACATGGGAAGAAGATTGCAGTGATACTGAATGAGTTTGGGGAGGAGATTGGGGTTGAAAGGGCAATGATCAATGAGGGAGAGAATGGTGCACTTGTTGAGGAATGGGTTGAACTTGCGAATGGGTGTGTCTGCTGCACTGTTAAGCACAGCCTTGTCCAAGCTCTGGAGCAGCTCGTGCAAAGGAAACAGAGGTctcttattttcaaataaatctaGTTATTGTTATTTCATCCACTGTTTTGATTTGAGTATACATTTCAAAGCATAATAGAATGGTTTTGATAGTGTTAcaagtttgaaaaatattagattgCATTTGTTCAGTTATCTGACTTTCTTTGGTTTAAGGGCTTACAGGGAGAATAATCTCGAGAATTGAATGGGATTGTAACATGTAGAGATTGGGATTAATGTTCAACACTGATGTGATAAAATATTGTTAGCTTATGTTTTTTGGCTATAGTTTGCATATAAAATTAATGACTTAGGTTTTTTGCTTTACAGACTTGATCATATTTTGCTTGAGACAACGGGACTGGCTGATCCTGCTCCCCTGGTCTCTATTCTTTGGTTGGATGATCAGCTGGAATCATCAGTGAAACTTGACTCTATAATTACTGTGAGTTTTCTTCATCATATTGACCCATTTTTCATTCTTCCTTTGCCATTCCGGTGTAATCATGTTGACAGTGCCCTGAATCTATAAAATCTAATCGTGTCTCAAATTTAGGTTGTTGATGCAAAAAATCTAAGGTTGCAGCTTGATGAGCATCGGAATTCCACTTCTTTTCCTGAAGCATTTCTTCAAATTGCATTTGCAGTATCtctcctttcctttcctttcctttctctGTTTTGTCCGTATGGTATTTAATACTGTTTATTATAAGTCTTCTTATACATAATCTATTGAGAGTGCCTTGATGTTGATATGCtagttttctgttttctttattGTATACAATACCTTTAATTACTTTGGTTGAGTTGAACATCTGATAGCTCTACATCACATCTTCAGGATGTTATTATTCTGAACAAGGTTGACTTGGTTAAGCAAGAGGATTGCGGATCTGTGGCCTCTGGTGTTATAGAAGACTTGGTGGAGGAAAGTCCATAACATGAATTCACTGGCAACTATCATTCCTTCTGTCCGATGTCAAGTTGATTTAGATAAACTATTGGATTGTCAGGCTTATGACACTAATGTTAGTAGAACTCTCTCATgcatatttgtttcttttttgtaattgacattatatttaaactttgtCTATTCATTCCTATCAGCATCTAGCTCGTTTGGAATCCCTGATGGAAGATAGGAAATCTGTATCTGCCAAGAGTCGTCATGATCGCAGTGTGCGAACATTATGCTTTTATGAACAAGAACCTGTTGACTTAGCTAAGGTATTCTTACCTTCATCTTTAATAACTTTTATCTTGTGTACTTTGGATAGAATAGCAGAAACATATTTCACACCAGGATAAGGTTGAGCTCTTTGCTATCTCTGAATGTTGTATTAATCTCAACTTCAATGGCTTCATGCCACCAATGTTGCAAACATGAAGATATTTTTGGTGCAATTGATGTATAACCTTTCATTGAACTAACATCAATTAATGTGCATGCCAAAACTATAGTCTGATGTATGCGATTTGCCTcggctcttatttttttttttaacaggtTCGCATTTGGCTTGAGGATCTTCTTTGGGAGAAGAAAACCAACATGGATGTGTATCGTTGTAAAGGGATTCTAAATATCCACAACTCTGATCAACTTCATACCTTGCAGGTTTGagcattttgaaatgtctaaacTATGATAGATAACTATAGTTACCTCTAATCCTCATTGATTTCTAAATCTTGTGGTTTTCGACAATGATATACTATATGCATAAACTACTAGGCTGAAAATATAGGCATTCTAAAAACTACAGTTACTTTTACAAACTTAATGTCCTTGTAGGTTGTGGCCTCTATTGAGAGGTTATAAACTTTGATGTCATGTCTATTTTAACTTCCCTTGGCaaaggaaatatatgttttttcatttttatgagAAATAGAACAAAGTTTGGATATGGCCTTTTAAAagtataataatagtaataataaatcaacaataaacAGTCTAAATATATGAACTGTCCCAGTTAGCGTTTTGATCAGGATTTATGATTACTTCTATTGGTCTTGTGAATGTTTATTATGCAAAtgttgtatgtttgtttggTCTCCTTGTCCGCAttagttttttgaatttttaagctTTTGCCTTACTGAGTTTGCACAACTATTTTTTGTCCGCATTCAATTATGGGGATGTATTCTGTGACATCTAAGATACTAGAGGATTTGGTTAAGTTTTCATGTAAACTGTCAACACAAAGACCAGACCAAGCTAAATATGAGTAATTATAGAGGTTATCCGGTAATTAGCAAATAGCTTTCTCCATGTTAGTTTAACTACTTTGCTAGAGATTAGAGTATAGCGTAACTTGTGTGAAAATGGTGAAATTACTGGTAAGAATTCTggaaattattcttttttcccTAAACAGAGACAATTTCTGCTTTTGGCAGGCAGTTCGAGAAGTATACGAGGTTTTACCTGCTCGGAAATGGCTTCAAACAGAGAAGCAACTAAACAAGATTGTCATTATAGGAAAAGCTCAAACCCAGAAATTCTACTACTTTGATCACATCTTAATTGGTTATTGAGTCACCAGTGACcctttgttcttcttgttttccaGGTCGAGATCTGAATGAGGAGATTCTCACCCATACTTTCAGAGCCTGCACATTACTGTCATGATCAACATCTTTCATGGTTCACTCACATATTCGCCGATTAATTTCAACTAATTTCAACTCAACAATTAACATCAGCATCATTCGATCAGCTGTTTTCTGGTACACAAACTCAAAATCCATTGGCAAATGTTCATTCTTATTGTTCACTGCCAGTGCAAACTTCCTTGTGTTATGATTAAAATTCACAGTAATCACTACTACACCTTGTTTACTTCTATATTCTCAATCTCCTCCTCCTATCTCTAGTAGCCATCTTCTCTCCATACCTTAAAAAAACATCACCTAAATCAACCATTCCCACTTCCTTCATCCTCTTCCCAACACTTTCAAACATCTCAACCCCTTCTTCATTTGAAAACCAATACAAGAACTTATTATAATCAAATCTAGGCACTTCCACTCCTCCCCACATCACCCTCTCCACAAACTTACTCACCTCCACCATTCTCCCTTGCTTCACCAATCCCCCAACAAATACACTCTCAAAATTCACCATTTCATCCTTGCCCTTCCTCCCTCTCCGCCCCAAATGCCCTTGCAAAAGCATTATGTAAGTATGCATGATCGGCTCCACCCCTCGCCGCACCATCTCCCTAAAGACCTCCGTCGCCTCCCCGGCCCTCTTCAACCTCAACAACCCTTTCATCAATCCATGATACAACCCAATATCCGGCCGCTCCACCATTTCCACAACTCTATAAGCCTCTCTAACTCTATTCCTTGCCACTAATCCATACACAAGAGCACCAACAGTTTGATTATCAATTGCCAACCAAAGTCCTCTCttaagcatttcatcaaacaccatATGGGCATACCTAACACGACCCAGTTTACACATCCACTGAATCACAATCCGATAAGAATCCGCGCGCGCGTCGCCGAACCTGCGCGCTCTCAGCGTGGCGAACATC encodes:
- the LOC120274805 gene encoding LOW QUALITY PROTEIN: COBW domain-containing protein 1 (The sequence of the model RefSeq protein was modified relative to this genomic sequence to represent the inferred CDS: deleted 1 base in 1 codon), which gives rise to MDDDDEECPPLAIEIADASKIHRPESSDRSENPPEISPETPVGVTVITGYLGAGKSTLVNYILTAEHGKKIAVILNEFGEEIGVERAMINEGENGALVEEWVELANGCVCCTVKHSLVQALEQLVQRKQRLDHILLETTGLADPAPLVSILWLDDQLESSVKLDSIITVVDAKNLRLQLDEHRNSTSFPEAFLQIAFADVIILNKVDLVKQEDCGSVASGVIETWWRKVHNMNSLATIIPSVRCQVDLDKLLDCQAYDTNHLARLESLMEDRKSVSAKSRHDRSVRTLCFYEQEPVDLAKVRIWLEDLLWEKKTNMDVYRCKGILNIHNSDQLHTLQAVREVYEVLPARKWLQTEKQLNKIVIIGRDLNEEILTHTFRACTLLS